The sequence GGCTAAAACTCTGATCGGAGGTTCGAATCCTCTCGTCTCCGCCAAGGATTCATTGAAGAAAACGGGCATTGAGCCCATTTTGCGGGCATTTCAGGGTAGCTTTTGTGACAGGCTTCCCATTTTTTCCTTGATAATGAGCCCCATGGCTGTTTATCTCTCGTTTATACGTCTTGTAGCTTTGTTGGGCATTGTGATTGCCGGCCTCTTCGGTTGCGCAGCTGGCCCCGACTTTAAGGAGCCTCCTGCTCCAAAAGTTTCTCGTTATACCGAAAAGCCTATTCCGACTAAATTGGCTACTGCACCAGATGTTCCTGGTGGTACACAGCAAGAGCTAGAGGAGAATGGCGATATTCCTGCGCAATGGTGGGCTTTGTACAAGTCACCAGAACTAGAAGCGCTGATTCAGAAAGCTTTAGAACAAAATCCCACACTTGGTGCAGCGGATGCCGCCTTGCGTTCTGCCCAGCAAAATCTGTATGCGCAAATTGGCGGACAGTACTTTCCAGCATTTAGTTTGAATGGTTCAGGATCAAGACAGCAGGTGCCACCTGCTGCTTACGGACAAACCGGGCCTACCAGTATTTATAACTTGTATAACGCCAACGTGGGTGTCACTTATAAATTAGACGTCTTTGGTGGTGCGCGCCGAACTGTAGAAAGTGCCAGAGCGCAAGCTGAGTATCAGCAATATCAACTAGAGGGCGCATACCTCTCTCTGACCTCAAATATTGTGACCTCTGCAGTTAAAGAGGCGGCCCTAGAAGCTCAACTCAAAGCGACCCAAGAAATTTTAGATTCACAGAAAAAACAGGCGGCTATTACTGAAAAACAGTTGATCATCGGTACGGCATCCAAAATTGATGTGTCATCACAAGAAACTTTGGTGTCTACCTCTGAAGTCGACCTGATTAACTACGAAAAGAATTTATCCATCATTCGTAATCAGTTGGCGGTGTATGTTGGAGAGCAACCTAGTAGCGCAAACATTACTGCTTTTAATCTAAGTACTCTGAACTTACCAGAAAAGATCCCTTTGTCTTTACCTTCTAGCTTGGTACGTCAACGTCCAGATGTGAAGGCGGCAGAAGCGAACCTGAAATCAACTAATGCCTTGGTTGGTGTAGCTACAGCGAACTTATTGCCCCAATTTAATATCACTGGCGCGATAGGCACTGAAGCCCTAACCGCAGGTGCTTTATTTGGCCCCAGTGCTGCCTTATGGTCTGTAGGTGGGGCAGTGTTTCAGCCCTTATTCCAAGGCGGTCAGTTGATAGCGCAACGTCGTGGTGCAGTAGCCAATTATGAGCAAGCGGTCTATCAATATCAAGCTACTGTATTGAGCGCATTCCAGCAGGTAGCAGATGCCTTAAAGGCATTAGAAACCGGGGCAAGAGCCTTGCGCTCAGCTTCTAATGCAGAACGATATGCCTATGAGACTCTCAAGTTATCTGAGATCCAATACAAACTGGGCACTACGAGTTATTTCCAAGTACTTTATTATCAGACTCAATATCAGCAGGCCAAGATTAAGTCGATACAAGCACAAGCAAACCGATTCGCTGATACTGCCGCCTTATTTGCTGCCCTTGGTGGTGGATGGTGGAATCGGACTGAGCCTGCCTTTCAACCTAAAGCCAACGTAAACGAAAATCAAAATGACACGCCTTGAAACACTAAAGCTTCGATTGATTACGCTCGCCAAGCAGGCGCAAGCCTGGGTAATCCAGCAATGGACAGTTTGGCATATGCAAGAGCGTCTGCAGAAAATCAAAGATGATGTTGATGGTCTGATAGGGCGACTTAAGGCGCGTTTTAAGAATACCCGCGCTTACGCAAAACTGATGGCATTGCCCGAGATGGAAAGACGAATGGTCATCATGTTGATCGGGGTCTTCTTGCTGCTAGGTCTGATTTTTGCTTTCAATCAGTTAAAAACCTTCATGATTAAGCAGTATATTTCTGGGATGGGCATGCCCCCTCAGTCTGTTTCTACCATGGTTGCAAAAGCGGATGTCTGGCAACCTAAACTCACCAGCGTAGGCAGTGTTCGTGCTTATCGGGGCGTTGATTTGAGCACAGAAATCGGGGGCTTGGTAGTCAACGTCCCTGTTCAATCTGGAGTCGACGTAAAAGAGGGAGATTTACTGGTCAAGCTCAATGATGCCTCAGACGTGGCCCAGTTAAATTCATTAAAAGCTTTGGCTGAATTAGCAAAAGTAATTAATGAACGTGATCGTCAGCAGTTGGCTATTCAGGCTATTAGTAAGAATACTTACGATACCTCTAAGGCTGATGCAAAGTCTAAGCAAGCGCAAGTAGAAGCACAAACTGCTTTAGTGGCCAAGAAAAATATCAAAGCGCCATTTAGTGGTCGCGTGGGTATCGTCACAATCAATCCAGGTCAATATATCAATCCTGGTGACAAGCTCATGACCTTGCAGACTCTAGATCCTATTTTTATAGATTTCAATTTGCCCCAAAGTGATGCTGCCAATATTCAGGTTGGGCAATCCATCACTGTGACTACCGATGCATTTAAGAATGCGACTTTTGTTGGCAAGATCACTGCTGTCAGTCCTAAGGTAGATACCAATACCCGTAATCTACAAATTGAAGCTCAAATAGATAATCCAGATAAAAAAGTCTTACCTGGCATGTTTGCTAATGTGAATATTGATGTGGGCAGTCAACTCAGTTTAATTACGGTGCCTCAAACTGCAGTGACATACAACCCTTATGGAGCTACCGTATTTATTAGTAAAGACTCTGGCAAGAAAGACAAAGAAGGCAAAACAATCTTCGAGGCTCAGCAAGTATTTGTCACTACGGGTCAGACTCGTGGCGACCAGGTGTCTATTCTCAAGGGCTTGGAGGAGGGCGTGACGGTTGTTACGAGTGGTCAGCTCAAGCTTAAAAATGGTAGCCCTCTGAATATCAACAACACGGTTCAACCTACCAACCTGCCTGATCCTAAGCCACAAGAGCAGTAAACAATGAAATGGACTGATCTCTTCATCAACAAGCCGGTGTTATCACTGGTGGTGAGTGCATTGGTATTGGTTTTTGGTTTTAAGGCGATTGGCTCATTACCTGTTAGCCAGTATCCCAAAACCCAAAATGCTGTTGTTACTATCACTACGAATTACTACGGTGCTGATGCGCAAACCATGGCGGGGTTTATTACTCAGCCTTTGGAGCAAGCGATTGCACAGGTACAAGGCATTGACTACCTGTCATCTTCCAGTGTCAGTGGCCTTTCTATCATTACAGCAACCCTGAAACTGAATTACGACTCGAATTCTGCATTGACACAGATACAAACGCAGATTAGTTCAGTCAGAAATCAGCTCCCTCCGCAAGCTCTACAGCCTGTTCTGACAGTGCAAATGGGACAAACTACTGATGCGATGTACATGGGCTTTGCCAGCATCGATATCCCAAACAATAGTGTCACGGATTATTTATTGCGTGAAGTAAAGCCTAAGTTTGACGCCGTTGATGGTGTTCAAAACGCAGAGTTAATTGGTGGTCGTAAGTTTGCTCTTCGTGCTTGGCTCAATCGAGAAAAAATGGCGGGTCTTGGAGTCGCTGCTGACGATGTCTATAACGCTTTATCTGCAAATAACTATCTCTCTGCTGTTGGTACTACCAAGGGTGATATGGTATCGGTCGATTTAATGGCCAATACCGACTTGCATACGGTAGAGGAATTTCGAAAACTGGTTATCAAAAGCGATGGCGTTAACTTAGTTCATCTAGATCAAGTAGCTACTGTGACTTTAGGATCTGAGGACTACAACACTAATGTAGCCTTCAGCGGTAAACAGTCTGTATTTATTGGTATCCAAGTAGCGCCCCAAGCTAACTTGCTCGATGTCGTCGATCGGGTTCGCAAACTCTTGCCTGGTATCCAAAAGCAGTTACCGGTAGGTATGACAGGCCAGATCGTCTATGACTCAACGCAGTTCATTACAAGCTCGATTGATGAGGTCGTCAAAACCCTGTTTGAGGCACTGATTATTGTGACTATTGTTATCTACTTATTCTTAGGTAGCTATCGTGCTGTTGCGATTCCAGTGATTGCAATGCCTTTGTCTTTAATTGGCACCTTCTTCCTCATGCAGGTGCTGGGCTACTCGATTAATTTGCTGACTTTATTGGCTTTGGTTCTTGCCATTGGTCTGGTGGTTGATGACGCCATCATTGTGGTGGAAAACGTTGATCGTCATATGAAAGAGGGTAAGTCACCGTTTGATGCTGCCATTATTGCCGCGCGCGAACTCGGTAGCCCGATTCTAGCCATGACGGTAGTTTTGATTGCGGTATATATTCCGATTGGTTTCCAGGGTGGCTTAACGGGTGCATTATTCACAGAATTTGCTTTCACACTCGCTAGCTCTGTGGCTGTCTCAGGCCTGATTGCGCTGACCTTATCGCCGATGATGTGCTCTCGTATTTTTAAGGCTGAACAAGAAACTTCAGAATTTGCCTTAAAGATCGATCGCGTCTTTGAGAAGATTCATCATGCCTATGAATCTACCTTGCGTAGTTTATTGAGGACGTGGCAGGTCATCATCGTGATGGGAGTCATTTTACTTGGCGGCGTCGCTTATTTATATTCGACTTCTAAAGCTGAATTGGCACCAATTGAAGACCAAGGTATTGTGCTGATGAACTTGACTGGGCCTCCCAATAGTACTGTGGCGCAGATGCAGCTTTATGCTGATCAAATATTTGATATTGCAAAAGCAGAACCAGAGTTTGCTCAGTCTTTCCAGATTACGAGTCCTGGCACTGGTTTTGGTGGCATCTTGTTAAAAGATTGGTCGCAACGAAGCCGATCTGCGATGGCTCTACAACAAGATCTTCAAAAAAAGTGGAATTCGATTGCAGGGGTTCGGGTTGCGGCCTTCCAGTTTCCGGCTTTGCCTGGTTCGCAGGGATTGCCTGTTCAGTTCGTGATTAAAACAACCGAACCCTATCAAGCTTTGAATGATGTCTCTCAGGCCGTTCTTGATAAGGCCAGAAGAAGCGGTAACTTTTTCTTTGTGGATACCGATTTGAAGATCGATAAACCTCAAGATATGTTGGTGGTTGACAAGGATAAGGTAGCTTCCTTAGGGATGACTCAGCAGCAAGTCGGCAGCGCCTTAACCGCAGCCTTAGGTGGTGGATACGTCAATTATTTCTCAATTGCAGGGCGATCTTATCGTGTGATTCCGCAAGTAGAGCAGGTCAATCGTCTCAACCCAGATCAAATTTTAGATTACTACATCAGAACTCCGAAAGGGAGCTTGATACAAGTTCGAACATTTGCAACCATTAAACAGCAGGTAGTGCCAGAGTCGATTAATCACTTCCAGCAATTGAATTCAGCGACGATTTCAGGTGTGAGTACTCCGTTTGTTTCTGAGGGAGAGGTCTTGAAGTTCCTCGCAGATACCCTGAAAGAGGTTGCTCCTAGCGGCTACTCAGTTGACTACGCAGGACCATCACGGCAATTTGCCAATGAATCTGGTGGTTTCCTGGGAACCATGTTCTTTGCAATCTTGATTGTTTTCTTAGTCTTGGCTGCCCAGTTTGAGAGCTTTAGAGATCCCATTGTCATTTTGGTTTCGGTACCGCTGGCTTTATTTGGCGCCTTGATTTTTATCAATCTAGGCTTTACTACCCTAAATATTTATACCCAAGTAGGCCTTGTTACTCTGATGGGCTTAATTAGTAAACACGGTATTTTGATCGTTGAATTTGCAAATGAGCTTCAGATAGCAGGGCGTACTAAGCTAGAGGCAATCATTGAGGCAGCCACAGTTCGTCTCAGACCGATCTTGATGACGACCTTTGCGATGGTGCTGGGAGTTTTCCCTCTGGTGATTGCTTCTGGTGCTGGTGCAGCTGGGCGTAAGTCAATGGGTTTGGTGATCTTTACAGGGCTATCGATTGGAACACTCTTTACCTTGTTCGTAGTCCCCGCAATGTACCTCTTTATTGGCGCCGATCACCATCATCAGCAACATACCGATCCCGAGACTACGACTTAATCACGTTCATTCAGATCAATCTAAAGCCCCTGATATGGGGCTTTTTTATTACCTTCAGTAATGCTCATTGCTGCCTAAATACAACAATCTATTTTTTTATTAATATAGTTCACAACTTCACAACTTCTGTAGTATAGTAACGAAATGGAGAAAGCAATATGAAAAGAGCAATACCAAAGACATATCAAGCGGTGGAGTGGGTCGGAAAGGGTCTAACAGCTGCGCAGGCAGCCAGAAAGATGGAGATTTCAGAATCCAGCGTTTATGCCGCTTTGAGAAAACTCAGGGCGAAAGATTTAGGTTGTTGTCCAACATGCGGTCAAAAAATAAGGAAATAAAATGAAAAAGACTCTCATTGGAATTTTGTCTATCTCGATCTTTGCATTCGCTTTTGCAAATACCTCACCAGATTCATCTGAGTTGATTAGCCAACAATGTAAGCTTTCGGCAGAAACAGTGGCCATGCTCAAAGGTCTTCAGTACGGTAACTCCTCAATCCGCAAAGATGTAGGCGGATTGATCAAAACCAATCTTCAAGCGCCAGAAAATAGAGAAAGAGCTCAAAAAGCGATGAATCGCATGGTAGATGACCAATCAAGAGATATCAGTACCTTAGAGCATAAATACTGTTCTTAAGAGCTTGGAAGAGGCAAAAGGTGGCATGATAGGAAATGCCTTCAGAATTGCTTAGAATAGGGCGTTGATTCTCTATTGGAATAGTCATGACAAGTCACAAAACTCCTTCGATTTCTACTGAGCATGAGCCCCATGCTTCTCAACAGTTAGTGGATGATTTCAAAGCCCTGATTGCAGATGCTGAGGCCTTAATCAAGGTCAGCGCAGAGCACGGTGGAGAAGCAATGCATTCTGTGCGGGTAAAGGCGCAAGAGACTCTCAGTACCGCCAAGGAAAGCTTATCCGAGGCTCAAGGCCTGATTAGCGAAAAAGCAAAAGAAGCTGCACAGGAGGCAGATGTTTTTGTCCATGAAAAACCTTGGCAAGCAGTCGGTATTGCTGCTGGTGCAGGCTTATTGATTGGTCTTTTAATTAGTCGCCGCTAAAAATCTATGGCAACAGAACATCTCTTAAGCTCTTTGAAGGGCTTGCTCTCTACTGCAACATCGATTGCTCAGACTCGCCTTGAATTGCTTTCAAGCGATGTTGCTGTCGCGCGAGTACAGTTCATCAAGCTACTTGTATTGATACTATTTTGTCTTTTCTGTTTATTTTTTGGCTTAGTGATGTTGGCGCTCTGGATTGTGGTCTATAGCTCAGAGACCAATCGCATGGCAGCATTGGCATTGTTAACCGGCGGCTTTTTACTTGCTGGGTTTGTCTTTGGATTCATGATCCTACGTGCGCTCAAAACAATGCCCTTACTCTTTGCTGCATCGATTGCTGAGCTTGAAAAAGATCGCTCCGCTCTGAATCATCACTAGACTGACTAAGCCCTAATGAGCCAATCTCTCGAAACCCTTCTCGAGCGCCAACGCGTTTTGCAAGCTCAGGCTGCTAAAGAGCGTCGGGGATTTAGCTCCCATTTCGCTGCTCTGAAGAAACCATTTTCTTGGGCCGACAAAGGCCTTGAGGCTGTCCAGTTTCTCAAAAGCAGTCCAATTTTGTGGACGAGTGCTTTTGCGGTTCTAGCTCACTTTAAGCCTAAATTGGCTAGTAAAGTTTTGGCTCTTGGCTGGGGTGCGATGAAGTTAGTTAAAACCGCTAAGTCCATTCTCTAAGCTTTCTCCTTGTATATGAATACAGCTAAACCTTGGCTGAAGAATTATCCAGCAGGGGTTCCTGCACAGCTTATTCTCCCAACGCAGACTTCTTTAGTGGACTTACTAGATGAATCCTTTGCGCGATATCCAAAGCGCAAGGCGATCGAGTCTATGGGCCATTCTTTTAGCTATGAAGAGTTAAACGTACTCTCTGAGCAATTTGCATCTTATTTGCAATCGCTTGACCTACCAATGGGTTCGCGAGTAGCGATTATGTTTCCTAACGTAACGCAATATCTCATTGCGATGCTGGGAGCATTGAGAGCAGGCTTAGTGGTAGTTAATGTCAATCCACTGTATACATCGAGAGAATTAGAACATCAACTGAATGATAGCCAAGCACTGGTGCTCGTACTCTCTGAAAACTTTGCCCATATCTATCAACAGATAGCAGAAAAAACTTCCGTAAAGCGAGTGATCGTTAGCAGTTTAGGAGACTTATTGGGTCCCAAAGGCCTGCTTGTTAATTTTGCCGCGCGTTACATTAAGAAGATCATTCCTCAGTGGGCTTTCCCACATACGCGTTTTACAGATGCCCTCCAACTTGGGAAACAACATCTCTTTCAAAAGCCCACGATTGATCCGAATGCGATTGCTTTTTTGCAATATACCGGCGGCACTACTGGTGTATCTAAAGGAGCTATTTTATTGCATCGAAATGTACTTGCAAATGTACTTCAAACTGATGCGTGGCTTGAGCCAGTACTCAGGGATCAACATGATCAGCAATTGGTGTTTTTATGTGCATTACCAATGACCCATATCTTTGCCTTGACAGCCTGCGCTCTATTGGGATTACGCAAGGGTGGGTTATTGCTTCTGGTTGCCAATCCAAGAGACATCACAGGGCTCATTAAATTGCTTGCAAAGCACCCTGAAGTCAATATCTTTCCTGGTGTTAACACGCTCTTTCATGCTCTGGTCCACCGTCCTGAGTTCAGCAAACTGAAACTATCGAACTTACTCGTGACTATTGGTGGTGGGATGGCGATGCAAAAGAAAACAGCCGATCATTGGCAAGCCATCACCGGCAACCCAATTGCGCAGGGCTACGGCTTATCGGAAACTTCACCGGTTGTGTGCGTCAATACACCATTAATAGAGAAGTTCACCGGTCATATTGGTTTGCCATTGCCCAATACCGATGTAGTGATTTTGGGTGAGGATGGCAAGCGAATGCCAATGGGTGAGGCAGGAGAAATTTGCATTCAGGGCCCCCAGGTCATGGCGGGTTACTGGAATCAGCCAGAAGAAACCCGCAAAGTATTTACTGTTGACGGTTACTTCAAGTCTGGCGACATTGGCTTTATGGATAGCGAAGGCTATGTAACGATTGTTGATCGTATTAAAGACATGATTGTGGTTGGCGGCTTTAAGGTTTTCCCAAATGAAGTAGAAGAGGTTCTCGCTTCAATGCCGGGTATTCATGAATGTGCAGTAGTAGGCGTTGAACACCGTAAGCTCGGCGAGATTGTTAAAGCTTATATCGTGAAAGATAAACATGATCTGACAAATGCTGATGTTCTGCAATTTTGCAAAGAACAGATGACGAGCTATAAGCGCCCCCGAAAAATTGTCTTTGTCAGTGAGCTGCCTAAGTCTAATGTGGGGAAAATCTTGCGCCGTGAAGTCAGAAAACTCGGAGATTCAAGTTCTTAGGAGGAATTCTTTGGCGGCCCAAAAAGGATAGTAATCGTATGGGTATTGCCCAAAACGATGCTCATTCCAGTAAATAAAAGATAGGGCCAAACAATGAGCCAATAGACAATCAGTAGAGCCAGAATATGCAGGGGGTCGCCATTGCCAAAAGCAGCCAATGAGCTAATAAACTCTTTGCCATGCATCAGACCCTCGACGCCGGACTCCAAAAAGTTCAATAAAAGAACAATGGCAAGATAAATGAGCGATTGGGCTAAGAGTGAAGGAACGATTCCCAAGCGCCGATTGGGATTAAATGGAAAAACAGCTTCTCCAATGAGCATAAATTTGGCACAGAGGCCGGCTTTGATCAGGGCAAAGCCAAACATTCTGAGGGGAATTGGCCATTCTCTTAGAGTTGTAGCCCCTAAAAAAGCCAATGCACAGAACCAGATGCCGAAGTAGAGTGATAGAGAGATTCCTTTTTTGAACTCGCTTTCCAGCTTTTGCTTGACTGAGCCAGAATGAATAGGGGTTTTGGAGGCTTCTAGATTGGTCATTTTGTAATAATCTTTGTCTGATCCTTATGCTTTAATGCTTCTATTATGACCAAAAAACAAATATTTCTTTACCTTTCTGGCTTGGCGATACTGGTGGCAATTGCAGTAGCCGTCGTGAAACTTTTCCTATTGCCCCCCAGCAGTATTGAAATTGCTGCAGGTCCTAAGGGTGGTTATTTATATGAGATTGCTCAGATCTATGCCCAGGAATTTGAGAAATCTGGAGTCAAGGTCACCGTCTTGGAGACTGCTGGAACCCTAGATAATCTTGAACATGTAGAGCACCCTGACAAAATGATTGAGTTTGGTTTTTTAGAGGGTGGTGCAGCAGATCGCAAAGATTATCCTTCCTTGGAGTCTTTAGGCAGTATT comes from Polynucleobacter paneuropaeus and encodes:
- a CDS encoding efflux transporter outer membrane subunit, with the translated sequence MAVYLSFIRLVALLGIVIAGLFGCAAGPDFKEPPAPKVSRYTEKPIPTKLATAPDVPGGTQQELEENGDIPAQWWALYKSPELEALIQKALEQNPTLGAADAALRSAQQNLYAQIGGQYFPAFSLNGSGSRQQVPPAAYGQTGPTSIYNLYNANVGVTYKLDVFGGARRTVESARAQAEYQQYQLEGAYLSLTSNIVTSAVKEAALEAQLKATQEILDSQKKQAAITEKQLIIGTASKIDVSSQETLVSTSEVDLINYEKNLSIIRNQLAVYVGEQPSSANITAFNLSTLNLPEKIPLSLPSSLVRQRPDVKAAEANLKSTNALVGVATANLLPQFNITGAIGTEALTAGALFGPSAALWSVGGAVFQPLFQGGQLIAQRRGAVANYEQAVYQYQATVLSAFQQVADALKALETGARALRSASNAERYAYETLKLSEIQYKLGTTSYFQVLYYQTQYQQAKIKSIQAQANRFADTAALFAALGGGWWNRTEPAFQPKANVNENQNDTP
- a CDS encoding DUF883 family protein is translated as MTSHKTPSISTEHEPHASQQLVDDFKALIADAEALIKVSAEHGGEAMHSVRVKAQETLSTAKESLSEAQGLISEKAKEAAQEADVFVHEKPWQAVGIAAGAGLLIGLLISRR
- a CDS encoding efflux RND transporter periplasmic adaptor subunit, yielding MERRMVIMLIGVFLLLGLIFAFNQLKTFMIKQYISGMGMPPQSVSTMVAKADVWQPKLTSVGSVRAYRGVDLSTEIGGLVVNVPVQSGVDVKEGDLLVKLNDASDVAQLNSLKALAELAKVINERDRQQLAIQAISKNTYDTSKADAKSKQAQVEAQTALVAKKNIKAPFSGRVGIVTINPGQYINPGDKLMTLQTLDPIFIDFNLPQSDAANIQVGQSITVTTDAFKNATFVGKITAVSPKVDTNTRNLQIEAQIDNPDKKVLPGMFANVNIDVGSQLSLITVPQTAVTYNPYGATVFISKDSGKKDKEGKTIFEAQQVFVTTGQTRGDQVSILKGLEEGVTVVTSGQLKLKNGSPLNINNTVQPTNLPDPKPQEQ
- a CDS encoding YqjK family protein, which gives rise to MSQSLETLLERQRVLQAQAAKERRGFSSHFAALKKPFSWADKGLEAVQFLKSSPILWTSAFAVLAHFKPKLASKVLALGWGAMKLVKTAKSIL
- a CDS encoding phage holin family protein, which produces MATEHLLSSLKGLLSTATSIAQTRLELLSSDVAVARVQFIKLLVLILFCLFCLFFGLVMLALWIVVYSSETNRMAALALLTGGFLLAGFVFGFMILRALKTMPLLFAASIAELEKDRSALNHH
- a CDS encoding AMP-binding protein, which encodes MNTAKPWLKNYPAGVPAQLILPTQTSLVDLLDESFARYPKRKAIESMGHSFSYEELNVLSEQFASYLQSLDLPMGSRVAIMFPNVTQYLIAMLGALRAGLVVVNVNPLYTSRELEHQLNDSQALVLVLSENFAHIYQQIAEKTSVKRVIVSSLGDLLGPKGLLVNFAARYIKKIIPQWAFPHTRFTDALQLGKQHLFQKPTIDPNAIAFLQYTGGTTGVSKGAILLHRNVLANVLQTDAWLEPVLRDQHDQQLVFLCALPMTHIFALTACALLGLRKGGLLLLVANPRDITGLIKLLAKHPEVNIFPGVNTLFHALVHRPEFSKLKLSNLLVTIGGGMAMQKKTADHWQAITGNPIAQGYGLSETSPVVCVNTPLIEKFTGHIGLPLPNTDVVILGEDGKRMPMGEAGEICIQGPQVMAGYWNQPEETRKVFTVDGYFKSGDIGFMDSEGYVTIVDRIKDMIVVGGFKVFPNEVEEVLASMPGIHECAVVGVEHRKLGEIVKAYIVKDKHDLTNADVLQFCKEQMTSYKRPRKIVFVSELPKSNVGKILRREVRKLGDSSS
- a CDS encoding efflux RND transporter permease subunit; amino-acid sequence: MKWTDLFINKPVLSLVVSALVLVFGFKAIGSLPVSQYPKTQNAVVTITTNYYGADAQTMAGFITQPLEQAIAQVQGIDYLSSSSVSGLSIITATLKLNYDSNSALTQIQTQISSVRNQLPPQALQPVLTVQMGQTTDAMYMGFASIDIPNNSVTDYLLREVKPKFDAVDGVQNAELIGGRKFALRAWLNREKMAGLGVAADDVYNALSANNYLSAVGTTKGDMVSVDLMANTDLHTVEEFRKLVIKSDGVNLVHLDQVATVTLGSEDYNTNVAFSGKQSVFIGIQVAPQANLLDVVDRVRKLLPGIQKQLPVGMTGQIVYDSTQFITSSIDEVVKTLFEALIIVTIVIYLFLGSYRAVAIPVIAMPLSLIGTFFLMQVLGYSINLLTLLALVLAIGLVVDDAIIVVENVDRHMKEGKSPFDAAIIAARELGSPILAMTVVLIAVYIPIGFQGGLTGALFTEFAFTLASSVAVSGLIALTLSPMMCSRIFKAEQETSEFALKIDRVFEKIHHAYESTLRSLLRTWQVIIVMGVILLGGVAYLYSTSKAELAPIEDQGIVLMNLTGPPNSTVAQMQLYADQIFDIAKAEPEFAQSFQITSPGTGFGGILLKDWSQRSRSAMALQQDLQKKWNSIAGVRVAAFQFPALPGSQGLPVQFVIKTTEPYQALNDVSQAVLDKARRSGNFFFVDTDLKIDKPQDMLVVDKDKVASLGMTQQQVGSALTAALGGGYVNYFSIAGRSYRVIPQVEQVNRLNPDQILDYYIRTPKGSLIQVRTFATIKQQVVPESINHFQQLNSATISGVSTPFVSEGEVLKFLADTLKEVAPSGYSVDYAGPSRQFANESGGFLGTMFFAILIVFLVLAAQFESFRDPIVILVSVPLALFGALIFINLGFTTLNIYTQVGLVTLMGLISKHGILIVEFANELQIAGRTKLEAIIEAATVRLRPILMTTFAMVLGVFPLVIASGAGAAGRKSMGLVIFTGLSIGTLFTLFVVPAMYLFIGADHHHQQHTDPETTT